The following are encoded in a window of Pseudobdellovibrionaceae bacterium genomic DNA:
- a CDS encoding four-helix bundle copper-binding protein, which yields MATTMKHDETTKFPTAEAHAAHDLLMAECLENCQHSAQLCRSLVPHCLSMGGPHASEDHIRRLLVCAETCDAAVRLMAYKSEFHAEMCGLCAKVCRDCAEECARLAGDDEQMKTCARQCRDCADTCERMSAHAH from the coding sequence ATGGCAACGACGATGAAGCACGACGAGACGACAAAATTCCCCACCGCCGAGGCGCATGCCGCTCACGATCTTCTGATGGCCGAATGTCTCGAGAATTGTCAGCACTCCGCGCAGTTGTGTCGTTCGCTGGTGCCGCACTGTCTGAGCATGGGCGGCCCCCACGCGAGTGAAGATCATATCCGTCGTTTGTTAGTTTGCGCCGAGACCTGCGACGCCGCGGTCCGCTTGATGGCGTACAAATCGGAATTTCATGCGGAGATGTGTGGACTTTGCGCCAAGGTTTGCCGCGATTGCGCCGAAGAGTGCGCGCGGCTGGCGGGGGACGACGAGCAGATGAAAACCTGCGCGCGTCAGTGTCGGGACTGCGCGGACACCTGCGAAAGGATGTCCGCGCACGCGCATTGA
- a CDS encoding YceI family protein → MKMSLATLTVALALPVLSFAKVQIAPGTYNIDPMHSKIGFEIPHLVISTVEGKFEKFDGKIVADKDLAKSKVEVNIDAASINTAVEKRDEHLKSPDFFDVAKHAKLSFVSKKVTVTGNGLKIQGALTIKGVSKDVTLDANYLGQVKDGYGNEKIAFKAKTKINRKDFGLTWSNMVEAGPVVGDEVEIQLNIQAALAK, encoded by the coding sequence ATGAAAATGTCCCTCGCCACCCTGACCGTCGCCCTGGCGCTGCCGGTTCTGTCTTTCGCCAAAGTGCAAATCGCCCCGGGCACCTACAACATCGATCCGATGCACTCGAAAATCGGTTTCGAAATTCCCCACTTGGTGATTTCGACCGTGGAAGGGAAATTCGAAAAATTCGACGGTAAAATTGTCGCCGACAAAGACCTTGCGAAATCTAAAGTCGAGGTCAACATCGACGCCGCGTCGATCAATACCGCCGTCGAAAAACGCGATGAGCATTTGAAAAGTCCCGACTTTTTTGACGTCGCGAAGCACGCCAAACTCAGCTTCGTTTCGAAAAAAGTCACCGTCACCGGAAACGGTTTGAAGATTCAGGGCGCCCTGACCATCAAAGGCGTCAGCAAAGACGTGACCCTTGATGCGAACTATCTGGGACAAGTGAAGGACGGTTACGGCAACGAGAAAATCGCGTTCAAAGCGAAAACCAAGATCAACCGCAAAGACTTCGGTCTGACTTGGAGTAATATGGTCGAAGCCGGCCCCGTCGTCGGCGACGAAGTCGAAATCCAACTCAATATCCAAGCCGCTCTCGCGAAGTAA
- a CDS encoding LysR family transcriptional regulator yields MNLDGIDVFVKVAQVGSFSGAARVMKMPVTTVSGKVAQLEKRLGVTLIHRTTRKLNLTSAGEAYFKRCVRALEEVRAGESEIASSKTAPEGLLRITAPVDAGHLLLAPIIRDYLKQYPKTQIEMILTGRRVDLVTEGVDLAVRAGKLHDSNLIARKFIETQGHFYASPAYIKKMGAPKHPRDLKSHQLMRFTVLPETLRFTNGKDDFDVKFDGRLAVDDVEMLKIFVQAGDGIGLIPRFLCPADEASGKMVRVLPQWSFGSFTLNFVYPPQRFVDPRVRSFMEFALKPQYRID; encoded by the coding sequence TTGAACTTGGACGGCATCGATGTCTTCGTGAAGGTGGCCCAGGTCGGCAGCTTTAGCGGCGCGGCGCGGGTCATGAAAATGCCCGTGACGACGGTCAGCGGCAAAGTGGCTCAGCTCGAGAAACGTCTTGGCGTGACACTGATCCATCGTACGACCAGAAAGCTCAATCTGACTTCGGCGGGCGAGGCCTACTTCAAACGCTGCGTCCGCGCGCTCGAAGAGGTGCGGGCGGGGGAAAGTGAAATCGCGAGCTCCAAAACGGCGCCCGAAGGACTTCTGCGGATCACGGCTCCCGTGGATGCCGGCCACCTGCTTTTGGCCCCGATCATCCGGGACTACTTGAAGCAGTATCCGAAAACGCAAATCGAGATGATCCTGACCGGACGGCGGGTGGATTTGGTGACCGAAGGAGTGGACCTGGCCGTGCGCGCCGGTAAACTTCACGACTCCAATTTGATCGCGCGCAAGTTTATCGAAACGCAGGGACACTTCTACGCGTCGCCCGCGTACATCAAAAAAATGGGCGCGCCGAAACATCCCCGCGATCTGAAATCCCACCAGCTGATGCGGTTCACGGTGCTGCCCGAGACGCTGCGGTTCACGAACGGGAAGGACGACTTCGACGTGAAATTCGACGGACGTTTAGCGGTCGACGACGTCGAGATGTTGAAGATCTTCGTGCAGGCGGGCGACGGGATCGGTTTGATCCCGCGCTTTTTGTGCCCCGCCGATGAAGCGTCGGGAAAGATGGTGCGCGTGCTGCCGCAGTGGAGCTTCGGCAGCTTTACGTTGAATTTCGTGTATCCGCCGCAGCGTTTTGTCGACCCACGCGTCCGTAGCTTCATGGAGTTCGCCCTGAAGCCCCAGTACCGGATCGACTAG
- a CDS encoding chemotaxis protein CheX, with amino-acid sequence MSRPSITIIPPLLEKSLQNAFKVMMNANAKIGRMSMDASVASKFRIDCLSTITLNSSTLAGTLSLGFGSPAFLALLTAMLGEPYTEITPENSDAASELLNIVYANSRKEMNEAGFDFEPSIPTTVIGTALHLAKSNLAGQALFFEGESDFGPFLMTLSLKAKTA; translated from the coding sequence ATGAGCCGCCCGAGCATCACGATTATCCCCCCGCTTCTCGAAAAATCCCTTCAAAACGCGTTCAAAGTCATGATGAACGCCAACGCCAAAATCGGCCGCATGAGCATGGACGCCTCGGTCGCGTCCAAGTTCCGCATCGATTGTTTAAGCACGATCACGCTGAACTCCTCGACGCTGGCCGGGACGTTGTCCCTGGGCTTCGGGTCGCCGGCGTTTCTGGCGCTCTTAACGGCGATGCTCGGTGAGCCCTACACCGAAATCACGCCCGAAAATTCCGATGCCGCCAGCGAGCTTTTGAACATCGTCTACGCGAATTCGCGCAAAGAGATGAACGAGGCGGGCTTCGATTTCGAACCTTCGATCCCGACAACCGTCATCGGCACCGCGCTGCACCTGGCGAAATCAAACCTGGCCGGTCAAGCGCTCTTCTTCGAGGGCGAAAGTGACTTCGGCCCCTTCCTGATGACGTTGTCCTTAAAAGCCAAAACCGCCTAG
- a CDS encoding pirin family protein codes for MTQYYPARLRGHADHGWLKSAHSFSFADFYDPGRMGFRSLRVINDDRVEGGQGFGMHPHRDMEIITYVVEGALRHRDSMGTSEVIRPGEVQRMSAGAGITHSEYNENTNDTVHLYQIWIMPKVRGGKSTYAQKSFDEALNKEEKVLVVSEDGRDGSIAIKQDAELWVSRRPAGSTLEFPIRQDRGVWVQVVKGELKAGEHTLQPGDALIVQEESMLQLRSLTESETLIFDLN; via the coding sequence ATGACTCAATACTACCCCGCTCGCCTGCGTGGCCATGCCGACCACGGTTGGTTGAAATCCGCCCATAGTTTTTCGTTCGCGGATTTCTACGATCCGGGTCGTATGGGCTTTCGTTCGCTTCGGGTCATCAACGATGACCGCGTCGAAGGCGGTCAAGGTTTCGGCATGCACCCCCATCGCGATATGGAGATCATCACCTACGTCGTGGAAGGGGCGCTTCGGCACCGTGACTCGATGGGTACGAGTGAAGTCATTCGCCCTGGCGAAGTGCAACGCATGAGCGCCGGCGCCGGCATCACGCACTCGGAGTACAACGAGAATACGAACGACACGGTCCACCTTTACCAAATCTGGATCATGCCGAAAGTGCGCGGCGGAAAATCGACTTACGCGCAGAAGTCCTTCGACGAGGCCTTGAACAAAGAAGAAAAAGTTCTCGTCGTCTCGGAGGACGGACGTGACGGTTCGATCGCGATCAAACAAGACGCGGAGTTGTGGGTCAGTCGACGTCCCGCGGGTAGCACTTTGGAATTCCCGATCCGTCAAGATCGCGGCGTGTGGGTGCAAGTCGTGAAAGGCGAACTGAAAGCTGGAGAACACACTCTGCAACCGGGCGACGCGTTGATTGTTCAGGAAGAGTCCATGCTCCAGCTACGGTCGTTGACCGAGTCCGAGACTTTGATCTTCGACCTCAACTAA
- a CDS encoding AI-2E family transporter — protein sequence MLTTNHRKTFLLGAVLAAYLLLFAPFWKPVVLGFLLASASQPLVRRVRGYWPGHPQLAAWGIWGLLTLILVGLVVAMGWNAYSLATQIMGDPESVAGYSERLNGIKSSVLGWMREIPMLESGSALRQVEQGLDAAALSARDAALAFGRTALVETPVFLLDVFIFFVAWAAFLLVGPSFSRVIGWFTKDEVEAERRYYDFEETCWLSLGSVFLTAAVQAVIITVGASMSGFGSLMLIGLVTFIFAMVPVLGAGVAGTLLALGAFAEGNSQGGTIMLAFALFAGVTDNLMVAYLFSRAAKSNPLISLISFLGGIALFGFAGLFIAPVLEQLVMKEIAPSQERHLTPAAWRESWRKLKAYFADRTVPGAR from the coding sequence ATGCTCACCACGAATCATCGTAAAACCTTTCTGCTCGGCGCCGTTCTGGCGGCCTACCTTCTTCTGTTTGCGCCTTTCTGGAAGCCCGTCGTCCTGGGTTTCTTGCTCGCCAGCGCGAGCCAACCCCTCGTGCGCCGGGTGCGTGGTTACTGGCCGGGGCATCCGCAACTCGCGGCGTGGGGGATCTGGGGTTTGTTGACGTTGATCTTGGTGGGGTTGGTCGTCGCGATGGGGTGGAACGCGTATTCATTGGCCACGCAAATCATGGGCGACCCCGAAAGCGTCGCGGGCTATTCGGAGCGGTTGAACGGCATTAAGTCTTCGGTTCTGGGATGGATGCGCGAAATTCCGATGCTGGAGTCGGGAAGTGCCCTACGCCAAGTGGAGCAAGGTCTGGATGCGGCCGCCCTGTCCGCGCGCGATGCCGCGTTGGCGTTTGGGCGAACCGCGCTCGTCGAGACGCCCGTGTTCTTATTGGACGTTTTCATTTTCTTCGTCGCTTGGGCGGCGTTTTTACTGGTGGGGCCGAGTTTTTCGCGCGTCATCGGCTGGTTCACGAAAGATGAAGTCGAAGCCGAGCGCCGCTACTACGACTTTGAAGAGACCTGCTGGCTGTCTTTAGGGTCGGTGTTTCTGACGGCGGCCGTGCAGGCCGTGATCATCACCGTCGGCGCTTCGATGTCGGGCTTCGGCAGCTTGATGCTGATCGGATTGGTGACCTTCATCTTCGCCATGGTGCCGGTGCTGGGGGCGGGAGTCGCCGGGACTCTTTTGGCGCTCGGAGCCTTCGCCGAGGGAAACTCTCAAGGCGGCACGATCATGCTCGCGTTCGCGCTCTTCGCGGGGGTCACGGACAACCTGATGGTGGCTTATCTGTTTTCGCGCGCGGCGAAGAGTAACCCGCTCATTTCGTTGATTTCTTTTCTGGGTGGGATCGCGCTTTTTGGATTCGCGGGACTTTTCATCGCGCCCGTGCTTGAACAGCTCGTGATGAAAGAGATCGCCCCTTCCCAAGAGCGCCACCTGACGCCGGCCGCATGGCGCGAAAGTTGGCGGAAGCTGAAAGCCTATTTCGCGGATCGAACCGTGCCGGGAGCCCGTTGA
- a CDS encoding YihY/virulence factor BrkB family protein, producing MKNLQSKVVEFFTLFADRNLLGLSASIGFYLVLSLTPFLLLMFALTAVIGWENSSDFRSAVAESLGPSAAIGLDAISQRLDADRGSGLSFGLLGLIAILFSSSGVVGEIRDALNRVILPMPPQASAAEVSAATEAARLEAESVSTWGAIRLWAWGRAFAILAVISCVLLAIVSFAGSIALRWLIPADENFWRNVNFLGSYAVFALLFYGMFRFLPSKQPRKGFASSAALICSGLFHVGNKMLEIYFANSGFSNSYGALAGFIILLLWAQYNGLIVLISGVAAQVFFTQGKVENKTAAKSKTPLREESLLH from the coding sequence ATGAAGAACCTGCAAAGTAAAGTCGTTGAATTCTTCACGCTCTTCGCGGATCGCAATCTTTTGGGGCTTTCGGCCTCGATCGGTTTCTACCTCGTGCTGTCGTTGACGCCATTTTTACTTTTGATGTTCGCGCTCACCGCCGTCATCGGTTGGGAGAACAGCAGCGACTTCCGTTCGGCGGTGGCGGAAAGTCTGGGGCCTAGCGCCGCCATCGGTCTGGATGCCATCAGCCAAAGGCTGGATGCGGACCGCGGTAGTGGCCTGAGCTTTGGGCTGTTGGGTTTGATCGCGATCCTTTTTTCGAGCTCGGGCGTGGTGGGTGAGATTCGTGACGCCCTCAATCGCGTGATTCTGCCGATGCCTCCGCAAGCGAGCGCGGCCGAAGTTTCGGCGGCCACCGAAGCCGCGCGTCTGGAGGCGGAAAGCGTCAGCACTTGGGGCGCCATTCGGCTTTGGGCCTGGGGGCGTGCATTCGCGATTTTGGCGGTGATCAGCTGCGTCTTGCTTGCGATCGTGAGCTTCGCGGGCAGCATCGCCTTACGTTGGTTGATCCCGGCCGACGAAAACTTCTGGCGCAACGTCAACTTCCTGGGTTCTTACGCCGTCTTTGCGCTGCTGTTCTACGGCATGTTTCGTTTTCTTCCTTCCAAACAACCGCGCAAGGGTTTCGCGTCAAGCGCCGCGCTGATTTGTTCGGGTTTGTTTCATGTCGGAAACAAGATGCTCGAGATTTATTTCGCGAACTCGGGCTTTTCGAATTCTTACGGGGCGCTCGCCGGATTTATCATTTTGCTATTGTGGGCGCAGTACAATGGGCTCATCGTGCTGATCAGCGGGGTGGCGGCGCAGGTCTTCTTCACTCAAGGCAAAGTCGAAAACAAAACCGCAGCGAAGTCCAAGACCCCGCTGCGGGAAGAGTCGCTCCTTCACTAA
- a CDS encoding efflux RND transporter permease subunit, which produces MLDALIRLSLNHRLFVLMGAAALLFFGAISFQRLPIDVLPDVTKPTVTIMTEAHGMAPEEVETRVTMPIEMNLNGLPGLDRLRSQSGIGLSVVFVEFTWGTDIYRARQLVQEKLNLAQGRLPRDVVPTLGPVGSLMGQIQQIAVYSKDSAKPFDPLALRDIAEWQLRPRIMMIPGVAQVISIGGGLKQYQIQVSAEKLNRFQLTLDQLDEKLRTISQNTTGGFVEKDGQEILVRNIGVVESVDDILATLVGLHFGRPVLVSDIAEVRVAPRLKRGDGSFNGQPSVVMTIQKQPGADTVRISREIDRAIEELRSALPADVEINPHVFQQANFIEASIQGIQGKLKVGSLLVFVILLVFLANIRLSLITLTAIPLSFVVTAIVFHYLGLSVNTMTLGGLAIAIGELVDDAIVDAENVFRRLRENAKLASPRPALRVIFDASSEVRNSIVLATVIVALVFLPLFALDGLEGRLFTPLAIAYLTALGASLVVSLTLTPVLCYYLLRQVPPGADHGDTRFVRGLKAIHGRILSWSLVRPKLIGGGAALLFVASLGFIPFMGVDFLPKINEGTAMVSLAAPPGISLTESNRMGLDAEKTLLEISEVKSVSRRTGRAELDEHAMGVNVSEMDVDFNPGGRARDLVIEEMRLKLKEKFPQAGVNVGQPISHLIDHMMSGVNSAIAIKIFGPDLASLREHAASMQEVVKDVPGLVDLKVESQGLVPQLKIHVLRDEAAKFGMSPGEVTQLLEAAFNGETLTQVIEENRSYDVFFQYDSNSRANLEAMQKTVLKVMPDGRRVLVEQVADVYESQGPNEISRENNQRRIVVSANVAGRDLGSVIGDIQARVAEELKLPEGYYVVYGGQFESQRQASRNIFTYGLIALLGVAFVLYAHFRSKVITAQIMVTLPLAFIGGVVALFFTDRSFTVASLVGFITLAGIASRNSIMMISHYLHLMEFEGEKFSYEMVVRGSRERLVPVLMTAAVAGLALMPLVFAAGQPGSEILHPVAVVIVGGLLTSTLLDIFVTPALFLKWGGAASHRYLERTKNETEL; this is translated from the coding sequence ATGCTCGACGCATTGATACGCCTCTCGTTGAATCATCGCCTTTTCGTCCTGATGGGGGCGGCGGCACTTCTTTTTTTCGGAGCCATCAGTTTTCAACGGCTGCCGATCGACGTTCTTCCCGACGTCACCAAACCCACGGTCACCATCATGACCGAAGCCCACGGGATGGCGCCGGAAGAGGTCGAAACCCGCGTCACCATGCCCATCGAAATGAACTTGAACGGACTGCCGGGCTTGGACCGACTGCGCTCGCAATCGGGGATCGGTCTGTCGGTCGTTTTCGTGGAGTTCACTTGGGGCACGGATATTTACCGCGCCCGTCAGCTGGTGCAGGAAAAACTGAATCTGGCACAGGGCCGGCTTCCCCGGGACGTGGTGCCGACCTTGGGGCCGGTGGGTTCTTTGATGGGGCAGATTCAGCAGATCGCGGTCTATTCCAAAGACAGCGCGAAGCCCTTCGACCCGCTGGCGTTAAGGGATATCGCCGAATGGCAGCTGCGTCCGCGCATCATGATGATCCCCGGGGTCGCGCAGGTGATTTCCATCGGTGGGGGTTTGAAGCAGTACCAGATTCAGGTCTCGGCGGAAAAACTCAACCGCTTCCAGCTGACCCTGGATCAGCTGGACGAAAAGTTGCGGACGATTTCGCAGAATACGACGGGCGGCTTCGTCGAAAAAGACGGCCAGGAAATCCTGGTTCGTAATATCGGTGTCGTCGAGTCCGTCGACGATATCTTGGCGACCCTGGTGGGACTGCACTTCGGGCGTCCCGTTTTGGTTTCGGATATCGCCGAGGTTCGCGTGGCGCCCCGGTTGAAACGCGGCGACGGCAGCTTCAACGGTCAGCCCTCGGTGGTCATGACCATCCAAAAGCAACCCGGTGCGGACACCGTGCGGATTTCCCGTGAGATCGACCGCGCCATCGAGGAGTTGCGGTCGGCTTTACCCGCGGACGTCGAAATCAATCCCCACGTCTTCCAGCAGGCGAACTTTATCGAGGCCTCGATCCAAGGCATCCAAGGAAAGCTGAAGGTCGGAAGCCTTCTGGTCTTCGTGATCCTGCTCGTGTTCTTGGCCAATATACGTTTGTCTTTGATCACCTTGACGGCGATCCCGCTGTCTTTCGTGGTGACCGCCATCGTCTTTCATTACCTGGGACTCAGCGTGAATACGATGACGCTCGGGGGATTGGCCATCGCGATCGGTGAGCTGGTGGACGACGCCATCGTCGATGCGGAAAACGTCTTCCGCCGCCTGCGCGAGAACGCCAAGTTGGCTTCCCCGCGTCCGGCGTTGCGGGTGATTTTCGATGCGTCGAGCGAGGTACGAAACTCCATCGTTTTGGCGACGGTCATCGTGGCGCTGGTCTTCTTGCCGCTCTTCGCGTTGGACGGGCTGGAGGGGCGCTTGTTCACTCCGCTTGCCATCGCTTATCTGACGGCGCTCGGAGCTTCGCTGGTGGTGTCGCTCACGCTGACCCCCGTGCTTTGTTACTATCTGCTTCGCCAGGTTCCCCCCGGAGCCGATCATGGTGACACTCGTTTCGTGCGCGGGCTCAAAGCGATTCACGGGCGGATTCTTTCCTGGAGCCTGGTGCGGCCGAAGCTCATCGGTGGGGGCGCGGCGCTGCTTTTTGTCGCGTCTTTGGGATTCATCCCTTTCATGGGGGTCGACTTCCTGCCGAAGATCAACGAGGGCACGGCCATGGTTTCGTTGGCGGCCCCTCCGGGGATTTCGCTGACGGAAAGTAACCGCATGGGGTTGGACGCGGAAAAGACGCTTCTGGAGATCTCGGAAGTGAAATCGGTTTCGCGCCGGACCGGAAGGGCCGAGCTGGACGAGCACGCCATGGGGGTGAATGTCAGCGAAATGGACGTGGATTTTAATCCCGGCGGCCGCGCGCGCGATCTGGTCATCGAAGAGATGCGCTTAAAACTCAAAGAAAAATTCCCGCAGGCGGGCGTCAACGTCGGGCAGCCGATCTCGCACTTGATCGATCATATGATGTCCGGGGTGAATTCGGCCATCGCGATCAAAATCTTCGGTCCCGATTTGGCCAGCCTTCGTGAACACGCCGCCAGCATGCAAGAGGTGGTGAAGGACGTCCCGGGATTGGTGGACTTGAAAGTCGAAAGTCAGGGCCTGGTGCCCCAGCTGAAGATTCACGTCTTGCGCGACGAGGCGGCCAAGTTCGGGATGAGTCCGGGGGAAGTCACGCAGCTGCTCGAGGCCGCTTTCAACGGCGAGACACTCACCCAGGTGATCGAAGAGAACCGCAGCTATGATGTGTTCTTCCAGTATGATTCGAACTCGCGCGCGAATCTTGAGGCCATGCAGAAGACGGTGCTGAAGGTCATGCCCGACGGCCGGCGGGTTCTGGTGGAGCAGGTCGCCGACGTCTACGAAAGCCAAGGCCCGAACGAGATCAGTCGCGAAAACAACCAGCGGCGGATCGTGGTCAGCGCGAACGTGGCGGGACGGGATCTGGGCTCGGTCATCGGCGACATTCAAGCGCGGGTGGCGGAAGAACTGAAGCTGCCCGAAGGCTACTACGTCGTTTACGGCGGGCAGTTTGAAAGTCAGCGTCAGGCCAGCCGCAACATCTTCACCTACGGACTGATCGCGCTTCTGGGCGTCGCCTTCGTTCTGTACGCGCACTTTCGTTCGAAGGTCATCACCGCGCAGATCATGGTGACCTTGCCCCTGGCTTTCATCGGCGGGGTCGTCGCGCTGTTCTTCACGGATCGTTCGTTCACGGTGGCAAGCCTTGTCGGCTTCATCACGCTGGCGGGCATCGCCTCGCGGAACTCGATCATGATGATCTCGCACTATCTGCACTTGATGGAGTTCGAGGGCGAAAAGTTCAGTTACGAGATGGTCGTGCGGGGTTCGCGCGAGCGTTTGGTGCCGGTGCTGATGACCGCGGCGGTCGCGGGTCTGGCGCTGATGCCGCTGGTCTTCGCGGCGGGGCAGCCCGGCTCCGAGATACTGCATCCCGTGGCCGTGGTGATCGTCGGGGGGCTGCTGACCTCGACGCTGCTGGATATCTTCGTGACGCCGGCGCTGTTTTTGAAGTGGGGCGGGGCCGCCTCCCATCGCTATTTGGAAAGAACAAAAAATGAAACCGAACTTTAA
- a CDS encoding TolC family protein, whose amino-acid sequence MIRMMFFLIFITLTSPARAQVAVDSTNLRTLVEAGNTNLQAKRLEVEASETRRGSLLRSFLPEVTAGVGGEHFKKGREEVKTQPEYGVEARVNLWNGGRDALTSDIRDLAAEGEKASLRRVTAERLSEAYSGYWRALYLRDWIETLKKARALNDESLKAADRRIASGVATRIDRLEFEMQSAEIGRQLRQAELEFEVARDDLALILGTREALVINEKLAHAHDYEKELAHDESAMDYWTADTRIAADRLSVESRRDARGFWPRVEAVAGYWQLTQLEEDPPDAADRTEAYVGLKVRMNLSAGFEEQREARAKRLEAEGLKLRSDKDRRAMALHMRTEMRELKRLHDQVHDFEENIGRAETYHRMTLSEYGRGVKNSPDVLGANLKLLEARQKRLESIRDFQIAKSHVKAKLGR is encoded by the coding sequence ATGATCCGCATGATGTTTTTCCTGATCTTTATCACCCTGACTTCCCCTGCGCGCGCGCAAGTGGCGGTGGATTCGACGAACCTGCGTACACTCGTCGAAGCGGGCAATACGAATCTGCAGGCCAAGCGTCTGGAGGTCGAAGCCAGCGAAACCCGTCGCGGCAGTCTGCTCCGGAGCTTTCTGCCGGAAGTGACGGCGGGCGTGGGGGGCGAGCACTTCAAAAAAGGCCGCGAAGAGGTGAAGACCCAACCCGAGTACGGAGTCGAAGCGCGCGTGAATCTGTGGAACGGGGGCCGTGATGCCCTGACTTCGGATATTCGCGATCTGGCCGCCGAAGGCGAGAAGGCTTCGCTCCGTCGGGTCACCGCCGAAAGACTGTCCGAAGCTTACTCTGGCTATTGGCGAGCGCTTTATCTGCGCGACTGGATCGAAACGCTGAAAAAGGCGCGGGCGCTGAACGACGAAAGTTTGAAGGCCGCGGATCGGCGCATCGCGAGCGGGGTCGCGACCCGTATCGACCGCTTGGAGTTCGAGATGCAATCCGCCGAAATCGGGCGTCAGCTTCGGCAGGCAGAGCTGGAATTCGAGGTGGCGCGCGACGACTTGGCGTTGATCTTGGGAACGCGCGAGGCGCTCGTCATCAACGAAAAATTGGCCCATGCCCACGACTACGAAAAGGAACTCGCGCACGACGAAAGCGCGATGGATTACTGGACCGCCGACACGCGGATCGCGGCCGATCGCTTGTCCGTGGAAAGTCGCCGGGATGCGCGCGGCTTCTGGCCGCGGGTCGAAGCGGTGGCGGGCTACTGGCAGTTGACCCAGCTCGAAGAGGATCCGCCGGACGCCGCCGATCGCACCGAGGCCTACGTGGGACTGAAAGTCCGCATGAACTTGTCGGCGGGTTTCGAAGAGCAGCGCGAGGCGCGCGCGAAAAGGCTTGAGGCCGAAGGGCTGAAGCTGCGTTCGGATAAGGATCGCCGGGCGATGGCGCTTCACATGCGCACGGAAATGCGCGAACTCAAGCGGCTGCACGATCAGGTTCACGATTTCGAAGAGAACATCGGTCGGGCCGAGACCTATCACCGGATGACACTCAGTGAATACGGTCGGGGCGTGAAGAATAGCCCCGATGTTCTCGGAGCCAATCTGAAATTGCTCGAGGCGCGGCAAAAGCGCCTGGAAAGCATCCGCGACTTCCAAATCGCGAAGTCGCATGTGAAGGCAAAGCTGGGGCGCTAG
- a CDS encoding methyltransferase domain-containing protein has product MSVCPLCQAPSIAFFDDTRGRVFDRCTEAECATVHVRPECWLTEPDEASRYDQHDNDLEQPGYLNYLAPLLEAIRAAAYPRMTRALDFGCGPTKSIATLLRAEHDWRVYDKYFAADEGVWREDFDLIAASEVLEHLREPEKELRRLLARLRPGGSLFIMTQLYEDGINFARWHYQRDPTHLVFFTKSGLTRFMGRAGLRLERTGRHVLHFKRKD; this is encoded by the coding sequence ATGTCCGTTTGTCCCCTGTGCCAGGCTCCGAGTATTGCCTTTTTTGACGACACTCGCGGTCGCGTTTTCGATCGCTGTACCGAGGCGGAATGCGCCACGGTTCATGTGCGGCCAGAGTGTTGGTTGACCGAGCCCGACGAGGCCTCGCGCTACGATCAGCACGACAACGATCTGGAGCAGCCCGGCTACCTGAACTATTTGGCGCCACTGCTCGAGGCGATCCGTGCGGCGGCTTATCCGCGCATGACCCGTGCGCTCGATTTCGGCTGCGGACCCACGAAAAGCATCGCGACGCTTCTGCGGGCCGAGCACGACTGGCGGGTGTACGACAAATACTTCGCGGCGGATGAAGGGGTATGGCGGGAAGATTTCGATCTGATCGCCGCGAGCGAAGTCTTGGAACATCTGCGCGAACCGGAAAAGGAGCTGCGGCGTCTGCTCGCGCGGCTGCGCCCCGGGGGTTCGCTTTTTATCATGACTCAGCTGTACGAGGACGGGATCAACTTCGCGCGCTGGCATTACCAGCGCGATCCCACGCATTTGGTTTTTTTCACGAAGAGTGGGCTGACGCGTTTCATGGGGCGCGCCGGCCTACGGCTCGAGCGGACGGGCCGTCACGTTTTGCATTTTAAACGAAAAGACTAA